The following proteins come from a genomic window of Nocardiopsis sp. YSL2:
- a CDS encoding VWA domain-containing protein encodes MTFLEPTRLWWLLLLIVLVGAYVFAQRQRRQYTVRFTNLELLDQVAPHRPDLRRHVPAALFTLTLGVLIAAMAVPAMPVEAPRERATIIVAVDVSLSMAATDIEPDRLEAAKESAQGFVETLPDRFNVGLVAFSSTATVVSSPTQDHQAVIGSIENLRLGPGTAIGEGVFASLEAIRSFDEDSEEDPPPSAIVLLSDGENTSGREITRAAAAAGEEEVPVSTIAFGSGAAMIEIDGYQVPADIDKDALRGLAQDTEGHFYEAENETELTEVYEDIGSSLGTEFVHEEIVTRFVLVAIVLSMATAVTSLLWFQRLP; translated from the coding sequence ATGACCTTTCTGGAACCCACGCGGCTGTGGTGGCTGCTGCTCCTGATCGTGTTGGTCGGGGCGTACGTGTTCGCTCAGCGCCAGCGACGCCAGTACACGGTGCGCTTCACCAACCTGGAGCTGTTGGACCAGGTGGCCCCGCACCGGCCGGACCTGCGCCGCCATGTCCCGGCGGCGCTGTTCACACTCACCCTGGGCGTGCTGATCGCGGCGATGGCGGTGCCCGCCATGCCGGTGGAGGCGCCCCGGGAGCGGGCGACGATCATCGTGGCGGTGGACGTGTCGCTGTCGATGGCCGCGACCGACATCGAACCCGACCGGCTGGAGGCCGCCAAGGAGTCGGCGCAGGGGTTCGTGGAGACGCTGCCGGACCGGTTCAACGTGGGGCTGGTGGCGTTCTCCTCCACAGCGACGGTGGTGTCCTCCCCCACGCAGGACCACCAGGCGGTGATCGGGTCGATCGAGAATCTGAGGCTGGGTCCGGGGACCGCGATCGGCGAGGGCGTGTTCGCGTCGCTGGAGGCGATCCGCAGCTTCGACGAGGACTCCGAGGAGGATCCGCCGCCCTCGGCGATCGTGCTGCTCTCCGACGGCGAGAACACCAGCGGGCGCGAGATCACCCGGGCCGCCGCGGCGGCGGGCGAGGAGGAGGTGCCGGTGTCGACGATCGCGTTCGGCAGCGGTGCGGCGATGATCGAGATCGACGGCTACCAGGTGCCCGCCGACATCGACAAGGACGCGCTGCGCGGTCTGGCGCAGGACACCGAGGGGCACTTCTACGAGGCGGAGAACGAGACGGAGCTGACCGAGGTCTACGAGGACATCGGGTCGTCCCTGGGGACGGAGTTCGTCCACGAGGAAATCGTCACACGGTTCGTGTTGGTGGCCATCGTGCTGTCCATGGCCACGGCGGTGACCTCACTCTTGTGGTTCCAGCGGCTTCCGTGA
- a CDS encoding HAD family hydrolase, producing the protein MPNIPAAPMAICFDLDDTLIDDEAASSTGLRAVMDRLGHPDFTAARTLWDVQTEISFGAYLRGDLSLDQQRRDRIRALAVQAGHAEIADQHCDDLYRLYLDAHRSGWQAFPDAIPALHALHSSGYRLAVVTNGIEALQHAKLQALELSPYFHAVVCADTAGSGKPDPAIFHMAAQRLGVAPSDCWHVGDQIQSDGVGAVAARMHPVMVDRRGRQRFEGVTTVATLDELLRLVGLPSVAATGSL; encoded by the coding sequence ATGCCGAACATACCCGCAGCGCCGATGGCGATCTGCTTCGACCTGGACGACACCCTCATCGATGACGAAGCGGCGTCGTCCACCGGACTGCGCGCGGTCATGGACCGCCTCGGACACCCCGACTTCACCGCCGCGCGCACCCTCTGGGACGTCCAGACCGAGATCTCCTTCGGTGCCTACCTCCGCGGCGACCTGAGCCTGGACCAGCAGCGCCGCGATCGGATCCGGGCCCTGGCCGTCCAGGCCGGGCACGCCGAGATCGCCGACCAGCACTGCGACGACCTCTACCGGCTCTACCTGGACGCGCACCGTTCGGGATGGCAGGCCTTCCCCGACGCCATTCCCGCCCTGCACGCGCTGCACTCCTCCGGCTACCGCCTGGCCGTGGTCACCAACGGCATCGAGGCCCTCCAGCACGCCAAGCTCCAGGCCCTGGAACTGTCCCCGTACTTCCACGCCGTGGTGTGCGCCGACACCGCCGGCTCGGGCAAGCCCGACCCAGCGATCTTCCACATGGCCGCGCAGCGGCTCGGTGTGGCCCCCTCCGACTGCTGGCACGTCGGCGACCAGATCCAGTCCGACGGCGTCGGTGCCGTCGCCGCCCGCATGCACCCGGTCATGGTCGACCGCCGCGGGCGCCAGCGCTTCGAGGGAGTGACCACCGTCGCCACCCTCGATGAGCTCCTGCGCCTGGTCGGACTCCCGAGTGTGGCCGCCACGGGCTCACTGTGA
- a CDS encoding NUDIX hydrolase: MTTVPSGEPARRVTAHLVVAGPTLLGARVLFGQDPGDVARALGRLAPDEPLVALDVLGDAVTAPDGTLLQVDRVVFATTATVEHWPAVSASVDRSVAPARILAEEEPGRRPRLSRLASYGIVTDPAGRILLSLIAEGFPGGGTWHLPGGGVDPGEDVRGALRREVLEETAQKGVVGRLITVASHHRVPPTGPEIYAVWVFSHVHVPHPGEPRVLEVDGSTADCGWFTPEEVVDLRLSTTAKRGLAYLVAHTH; this comes from the coding sequence GTGACCACCGTGCCCTCGGGCGAGCCGGCCCGGCGTGTGACCGCGCACCTCGTGGTCGCGGGCCCGACCCTGCTCGGCGCGCGCGTGCTGTTCGGCCAGGATCCCGGCGACGTCGCCCGTGCCCTCGGGCGGCTGGCGCCGGACGAGCCCCTGGTCGCCCTCGACGTGCTCGGCGACGCGGTCACGGCCCCCGACGGCACTCTGCTCCAGGTGGACCGCGTCGTGTTCGCCACCACCGCGACGGTCGAGCACTGGCCCGCCGTATCGGCCTCGGTCGACCGGTCCGTGGCTCCCGCGCGGATCCTGGCGGAGGAGGAGCCCGGCCGGCGACCCCGGCTGAGCCGCCTGGCCTCCTACGGGATCGTCACCGACCCCGCCGGGCGCATCCTGCTCAGCCTGATCGCCGAGGGCTTCCCCGGCGGCGGCACCTGGCACCTCCCGGGCGGCGGTGTCGACCCGGGCGAGGACGTGCGCGGGGCCCTGCGCCGCGAGGTCCTGGAGGAGACCGCCCAGAAGGGCGTGGTCGGCCGACTGATCACCGTGGCCAGCCACCACCGCGTCCCGCCGACCGGCCCGGAGATCTACGCGGTCTGGGTGTTCTCCCACGTGCACGTCCCCCACCCGGGCGAACCCCGGGTACTGGAGGTGGACGGCTCCACGGCCGACTGCGGCTGGTTCACGCCCGAGGAAGTGGTCGATCTGCGCCTGTCCACGACCGCCAAGCGCGGCCTGGCCTACCTGGTCGCCCACACCCACTGA
- a CDS encoding APC family permease, which yields MPTSSPQAGPARVLGTVDAVAIGAGAMLGAGVFSVFAPAVVGAGAWLPVAILIAGIVAYCNAVSSARLAACHPQSGGAYVYGTERLGALWGYLAGWSFVVGKVASCAAMALTFAAYVLPGWERPVAAAAVVAITALNYRGVRRSTFVVKILVALVLAALAVALAAMVFSGRLALVAQVDGLGPWPGSFGLLGSAGMVFFAFAGYARIATLGGEVRDPATTIPRAIVLTLGGVLALYLVVGTGLLIVLGRDRLSTSTAPMVDAVLVAGYPALVPVMVAGAAVASLGALLSLVLGVSRTTAAMAADGHLPRSLAVVHERHGVPHRAEIVVGAVVVGLVLLFDLRGAIAFSAFGVLVYYAITNASALRLGPDETRPPLVVPVVGLVGCVVLACSLPLPVGMTGLAVLGLGAAVWWARDRVA from the coding sequence TTGCCCACCTCGTCACCCCAGGCCGGACCCGCCCGGGTCCTCGGTACCGTCGACGCGGTCGCCATCGGCGCCGGCGCCATGCTGGGCGCGGGCGTGTTCTCGGTCTTCGCCCCCGCCGTGGTCGGTGCGGGCGCCTGGCTTCCGGTCGCCATCCTCATCGCCGGGATCGTCGCGTACTGCAACGCGGTCTCCTCGGCCCGGCTCGCCGCGTGCCACCCCCAGTCCGGGGGCGCCTACGTCTACGGCACCGAACGGCTGGGCGCGTTGTGGGGCTATCTGGCGGGATGGTCCTTCGTGGTCGGCAAGGTCGCCTCCTGCGCGGCGATGGCCCTGACCTTCGCCGCCTACGTGCTGCCCGGATGGGAGCGCCCGGTGGCGGCCGCCGCCGTCGTGGCGATCACCGCCCTGAACTACCGGGGGGTGCGCCGCTCCACGTTCGTGGTCAAGATCCTGGTCGCCCTGGTCCTGGCCGCGCTGGCGGTCGCGCTCGCTGCCATGGTGTTCAGCGGCCGACTGGCCCTCGTCGCCCAGGTGGACGGGCTGGGGCCCTGGCCGGGAAGCTTCGGCCTGCTCGGCTCGGCCGGGATGGTCTTCTTCGCCTTCGCCGGGTACGCGCGCATCGCGACCCTGGGCGGTGAGGTCCGCGACCCCGCGACCACCATCCCGCGCGCCATCGTGCTGACCCTGGGCGGGGTCCTGGCCCTGTACCTGGTGGTGGGCACCGGCCTGCTCATCGTGCTCGGACGCGACCGGCTCTCCACCAGCACCGCGCCGATGGTCGACGCGGTCCTGGTCGCCGGATACCCGGCCCTGGTCCCGGTCATGGTGGCGGGCGCCGCCGTGGCAAGTCTGGGCGCCCTGCTCTCCCTCGTGCTGGGGGTCTCGCGCACGACGGCCGCGATGGCCGCCGACGGCCACCTGCCGCGCTCGCTGGCGGTCGTCCACGAGCGCCACGGGGTGCCCCACCGGGCCGAGATCGTGGTCGGCGCCGTGGTGGTGGGACTGGTCCTGCTCTTCGACCTGCGCGGGGCGATCGCCTTCTCCGCGTTCGGGGTGCTGGTGTACTACGCCATCACCAACGCCTCCGCGCTGCGCCTGGGCCCTGACGAGACCCGGCCGCCGCTGGTCGTGCCGGTCGTCGGCCTGGTGGGGTGTGTGGTCCTGGCGTGCAGCCTGCCGCTGCCGGTGGGGATGACCGGCCTGGCGGTGCTGGGTCTGGGCGCCGCGGTGTGGTGGGCACGTGACCGGGTCGCCTGA
- a CDS encoding dsRBD fold-containing protein has protein sequence MRAEVGDRLVVESPRADAHRRTGVVTGVQGDGGSPPYQVHWLDPVGGHDALVYPGPDAHIEHTPGRTGADTEGTEAMQTMKRWDVDVVVAEETEGDTARTWAEVGLVADDGTALRGHGMSRKHPADVDVPEIGEELAVSRALSDLSRQLRQVAAEDINDNTGTPWRPT, from the coding sequence ATGCGAGCAGAGGTAGGAGACCGACTCGTCGTCGAGAGCCCGCGTGCCGACGCCCACCGCCGGACGGGCGTCGTCACCGGGGTCCAGGGCGACGGCGGGTCCCCGCCGTACCAGGTGCACTGGCTGGACCCCGTCGGCGGGCACGACGCCCTGGTCTACCCGGGGCCGGACGCGCACATCGAACACACGCCCGGCCGCACGGGCGCGGACACGGAGGGGACGGAAGCCATGCAGACCATGAAGCGCTGGGACGTCGACGTCGTCGTCGCGGAGGAGACCGAGGGCGACACCGCGCGGACCTGGGCCGAGGTCGGTCTGGTCGCCGACGACGGAACGGCGCTCCGAGGACACGGAATGTCTCGCAAGCACCCCGCCGATGTCGACGTACCCGAGATCGGGGAGGAGCTCGCCGTCTCGCGTGCCCTGTCCGACCTCTCGCGCCAGCTCCGCCAGGTCGCGGCCGAGGACATCAACGACAACACCGGCACTCCCTGGCGTCCCACCTGA
- a CDS encoding class I SAM-dependent methyltransferase — MAQHYFDSAPDAASRPSTADLVLPDLHLRLHTDRGVFSPDKVDLGTRVLLETVPAPPSQGRLLDLGCGYGPIALTMASRAPRARVLGVDVNARAVGLARRNAAEYGLAHARFAVVSTEGRPTAGPEEAGPEGAEPAAGELEGPFDAVWSNPPIRVGKGVLHSMLRTWLGRLTPEGTAHLVVQRHLGADSLQKWLDAQGLPAERVASRAGYRVLAVRRAR, encoded by the coding sequence GTGGCCCAGCACTACTTCGACTCCGCTCCCGACGCCGCCAGCCGGCCCTCCACCGCCGACCTGGTCCTACCCGACCTGCACCTTCGGCTGCACACCGACCGCGGTGTGTTCTCGCCCGACAAGGTCGACCTGGGCACGCGCGTGCTGTTGGAGACCGTGCCGGCGCCCCCGTCCCAGGGGCGCCTGCTGGACCTGGGCTGCGGCTACGGGCCCATCGCGCTGACGATGGCCTCCCGCGCCCCGCGGGCGCGGGTGCTCGGTGTGGACGTCAACGCGCGAGCCGTGGGGCTGGCGCGGCGCAACGCCGCCGAGTACGGGCTCGCGCACGCCCGGTTCGCGGTCGTCTCCACCGAGGGCCGTCCCACGGCCGGGCCGGAGGAGGCCGGGCCGGAAGGGGCCGAGCCCGCCGCCGGGGAGCTGGAGGGGCCCTTCGACGCGGTCTGGTCCAATCCGCCCATCCGCGTGGGCAAGGGCGTGCTGCACTCGATGCTGCGCACCTGGCTGGGCCGGCTCACCCCGGAGGGGACGGCCCACCTGGTGGTCCAGCGCCACCTGGGCGCGGACTCGCTCCAGAAGTGGCTGGACGCCCAGGGCCTGCCGGCCGAGCGCGTCGCCTCGCGGGCGGGATACCGCGTCCTGGCGGTACGCCGCGCGAGGTGA
- a CDS encoding TrmH family RNA methyltransferase — translation MSTQLRPTDVKRLNRQWRRRTEGRLALLVESVTQPYNLGSILRTCATFGVDRLWLTGNSADPDDPKVGKTALGTGAKVAHTRTASTADALSAARGEGFKVVAVELASGAVPLHAAPLEPDVCLAVGAEDHGCSPALLSGADAVTYIPQIGRVGSLNVAVATAIALAEARRREWAVFGAEADAPVGR, via the coding sequence TTGAGCACGCAGTTGCGTCCCACCGACGTCAAACGCCTGAACCGCCAGTGGCGCAGGCGCACCGAGGGTCGTCTGGCCCTTCTGGTGGAGTCCGTCACCCAGCCGTACAACCTGGGCTCGATCCTGCGTACCTGCGCGACCTTCGGCGTCGACCGGCTCTGGCTCACCGGTAACAGCGCCGACCCCGACGATCCCAAGGTCGGCAAGACCGCGCTGGGCACCGGCGCGAAGGTGGCGCACACGCGCACCGCCTCCACCGCCGACGCCCTGTCCGCGGCGCGCGGCGAGGGATTCAAGGTCGTCGCGGTGGAACTGGCCTCCGGCGCGGTGCCGCTGCACGCCGCCCCGCTGGAGCCGGACGTGTGTCTGGCCGTGGGAGCCGAGGACCACGGCTGCTCCCCGGCCCTGTTGTCCGGCGCGGACGCGGTGACCTACATTCCGCAGATCGGCCGGGTCGGATCGCTGAACGTGGCCGTGGCCACCGCGATCGCGCTCGCCGAGGCCCGTCGGCGCGAATGGGCGGTCTTCGGCGCGGAGGCCGACGCGCCCGTCGGGCGCTGA
- a CDS encoding hemolysin family protein, with protein MSTVLSIAFGALVVFVITAATGYFVAQEFGYMAVDRSRLRARAAAGDAGAVRTLRITDRTSFMLSGAQLGITVTGLLVGYVAEPMIGQGVGELLGGVGVPTGTGVAVGTVLALLFSTIVQMVFGELFPKNLAIARPEPVARALSLSTGIYLRIFGPLIWLFDQAAILLLKAVRIEPVEDVQHAATPRDLESIIAESRESGDLPAELSTLLDRTLDFHDRTAGHAMIPRPEVTTVEEGDPVSRVVELMASDHSRFPVLGDGVDDIVGVICLRDVLALGDRDLSGVRVSEVARATVMVPASLPLPAVLRQLREAGEEFACVVDEYGGLAGVVTTEDLAEELVGEIADEHTLDEDSPSHLDGEGTYLVPGGLHIDEVERLIGHDLPSGDYETLGGLVIHELHRLPEPGDRVEVDLHRPPSAHDEDPDMALTLVVNTVQRHVPHTVELRLRERAEDESREVRA; from the coding sequence ATGAGCACCGTTCTCAGTATCGCCTTCGGGGCACTGGTGGTCTTCGTGATCACCGCGGCGACGGGCTACTTCGTCGCCCAGGAATTCGGCTACATGGCCGTGGACCGTTCGCGTCTGCGCGCCAGGGCCGCGGCCGGGGACGCGGGGGCCGTACGGACCCTGCGGATCACGGACCGCACGTCGTTCATGCTCTCCGGCGCCCAGTTGGGCATCACCGTGACGGGTCTTCTGGTCGGTTACGTGGCCGAGCCGATGATCGGACAGGGTGTGGGTGAGCTCCTCGGCGGTGTGGGGGTCCCCACAGGGACCGGCGTGGCCGTCGGTACCGTCCTCGCGCTGCTGTTCTCGACCATCGTGCAGATGGTCTTCGGTGAGCTCTTCCCCAAGAACCTGGCGATCGCGCGGCCCGAACCCGTGGCCCGCGCCCTGTCACTGTCCACGGGGATCTACCTGAGGATCTTCGGCCCGCTCATCTGGCTGTTCGACCAGGCGGCGATCCTGCTGCTCAAGGCGGTGCGGATCGAACCGGTCGAGGACGTCCAGCACGCGGCCACGCCGCGTGACCTGGAGAGCATCATCGCCGAGTCCCGCGAGAGCGGGGACCTGCCGGCGGAGCTGTCCACCCTGTTGGACCGCACCCTGGACTTCCACGACCGCACGGCCGGGCACGCGATGATCCCGCGCCCCGAGGTGACGACCGTGGAGGAGGGCGATCCGGTCAGCCGGGTCGTGGAACTGATGGCCTCGGACCACTCCCGCTTCCCGGTCCTGGGTGACGGGGTGGACGACATCGTGGGCGTGATCTGCCTGCGCGACGTCCTGGCGCTGGGCGACCGGGACCTGTCGGGTGTCCGGGTCAGCGAGGTGGCGCGTGCGACCGTCATGGTCCCGGCGTCCCTTCCGCTCCCGGCCGTGCTGCGGCAGCTGCGCGAGGCGGGAGAGGAGTTCGCCTGTGTGGTGGACGAGTACGGCGGCCTGGCCGGCGTCGTCACGACCGAGGACCTGGCCGAGGAGCTGGTCGGCGAGATCGCCGACGAGCACACCCTGGACGAGGACTCGCCGTCCCACCTGGACGGCGAGGGCACGTACCTGGTGCCGGGCGGGCTGCACATCGACGAAGTGGAGCGCCTGATCGGCCACGACCTGCCCTCGGGCGACTACGAGACGCTGGGCGGTCTGGTCATCCACGAACTGCACCGGCTGCCCGAGCCGGGCGACCGGGTCGAAGTCGACCTGCACCGTCCGCCCAGCGCCCACGACGAGGACCCGGACATGGCGTTGACGCTGGTGGTCAACACGGTCCAGCGGCACGTGCCGCACACGGTCGAGCTGCGGCTGCGTGAGCGCGCCGAGGACGAGTCCCGGGAGGTGCGGGCATGA
- a CDS encoding hemolysin family protein, producing MSDMNVWLALAVTAGIILLSAFFVAIEFALVAARRYRLEAAAETSASARAALRSARDLSLLLAGSQLGITLCTLALGAISKPAVHHLLEPLFEGLPHAVASVLSFVLALVVVTFLHLVVGEMAPKSWAISHPEKSATLLAIPMRAFMWFTRPVLLMLNGMANWTLHRVGVEAVDEVSAGHGPDDVRELVEHSAKAGALDSERRDQLATALEVNSRPVSEIVTPREDIASVSPDDGLEEIKRVSRESTHLRLVVMDQGEPVGVLHVREALTSPAGTTAADLMRPVLTLPADTPMYAAMGIMRESRSHLSLVEDDGLMGLVTLQDVLDQLLLLEAAA from the coding sequence ATGAGTGACATGAACGTGTGGCTGGCCCTGGCGGTGACCGCGGGGATCATCCTGCTGAGCGCCTTCTTCGTGGCCATCGAGTTCGCGCTGGTGGCGGCACGCCGCTACCGGCTGGAGGCGGCCGCGGAGACGAGTGCGTCGGCGCGCGCGGCGCTGCGCAGTGCGCGGGACCTGTCGCTGCTGCTGGCGGGTTCGCAGCTGGGCATCACGCTGTGCACGCTGGCGCTGGGCGCGATCTCCAAGCCGGCGGTGCACCACCTGCTGGAGCCCCTGTTCGAGGGGCTGCCGCACGCGGTGGCCTCGGTGCTGTCGTTCGTGCTGGCCCTGGTGGTCGTGACGTTCCTGCACCTGGTCGTGGGTGAGATGGCCCCGAAGTCCTGGGCGATCTCACACCCCGAGAAGTCCGCGACGCTGCTGGCAATCCCGATGCGGGCGTTCATGTGGTTCACGCGGCCCGTGCTGCTCATGCTCAACGGCATGGCCAACTGGACGCTGCACCGCGTGGGTGTGGAGGCCGTGGACGAGGTGTCGGCCGGGCACGGCCCGGACGACGTGCGCGAGCTGGTGGAGCACTCGGCCAAGGCGGGAGCGCTGGACTCCGAGCGCCGCGACCAGCTGGCCACCGCTCTGGAGGTGAACTCGCGTCCGGTGAGCGAGATCGTCACTCCGCGCGAGGACATCGCGTCGGTCTCGCCCGACGACGGGCTGGAGGAGATCAAGCGGGTCTCGCGGGAGTCCACGCACCTGCGTCTGGTGGTGATGGACCAGGGCGAGCCGGTGGGCGTGCTGCACGTGCGCGAGGCGCTGACGAGTCCGGCGGGCACGACCGCGGCCGATCTGATGCGTCCGGTGCTCACCCTGCCCGCGGACACGCCGATGTACGCGGCGATGGGCATCATGCGCGAGAGCCGCAGCCACCTGTCGCTGGTGGAGGACGACGGTCTGATGGGCCTGGTCACGCTCCAGGACGTGCTGGACCAGCTCCTGCTCCTGGAGGCCGCCGCTTAG
- a CDS encoding organic hydroperoxide resistance protein, with the protein MSVDIFYTANASVTGEGRSGSGKTDDGRLSVDLSVPKGLGGDDGPGTNPEQLFAVGYAACFHGALKKVARESKTKIDGSTVDSKVSLGKSEDGLALVVDLAVTIVGQDQAKAEELVNAAHQVCPYSRATRGNIDVNLSVTTS; encoded by the coding sequence ATGTCCGTCGACATCTTCTACACCGCCAACGCCAGCGTCACCGGAGAGGGCCGCTCCGGATCCGGCAAGACCGACGACGGCCGCCTGTCCGTCGACCTCTCCGTGCCCAAGGGCCTGGGCGGCGACGACGGCCCCGGCACCAACCCCGAGCAGCTCTTCGCCGTCGGTTACGCCGCCTGCTTCCACGGCGCCCTGAAGAAGGTCGCCCGCGAGTCCAAGACCAAGATCGACGGCTCCACGGTCGACTCCAAGGTCTCCCTGGGCAAGTCCGAGGACGGCCTCGCCCTGGTCGTCGACCTGGCCGTCACCATCGTCGGCCAGGACCAGGCCAAGGCCGAGGAGCTGGTGAACGCCGCCCACCAGGTGTGCCCCTACTCCCGCGCCACCCGCGGCAACATCGACGTCAACCTGTCGGTCACGACCTCCTGA
- a CDS encoding MarR family winged helix-turn-helix transcriptional regulator, with the protein MADTDEGDPLALDNQLCFSLYAASRALTGLYRDLLHDLGLTYPQYLVMLVLWERDSLTVKDLSHALHLDSGTLSPLLRRMEQAGLLTRERDSDDERVVRVSATEAGSALSSRAQGIPERLLCTAGLSPGRAGELRTALDEVTHSVESAGRRHSG; encoded by the coding sequence GTGGCCGACACCGACGAGGGCGATCCCCTCGCTCTGGACAACCAGCTGTGCTTCTCGCTCTACGCGGCCTCGCGCGCCCTGACGGGGCTCTACCGGGACCTGCTGCACGACCTGGGCCTGACCTATCCGCAGTACCTGGTCATGCTCGTGCTCTGGGAGCGCGACAGCCTCACGGTCAAGGACCTCAGCCACGCCCTGCACCTGGACTCCGGCACGCTCTCGCCCCTGCTGCGCCGGATGGAGCAGGCGGGACTCCTCACGCGCGAGCGCGACTCCGACGACGAACGCGTCGTCCGGGTGAGCGCGACCGAGGCCGGCAGCGCCCTGAGCTCCCGTGCCCAGGGCATCCCCGAACGGCTCCTGTGCACCGCGGGCCTGTCCCCGGGCCGGGCGGGGGAACTCCGCACGGCCCTGGACGAGGTCACCCACTCGGTGGAGTCGGCCGGGCGCCGACACTCCGGCTGA
- a CDS encoding aldehyde dehydrogenase family protein produces MDTAALPDTRDLAERARTALARCGVERLREPVGAAGVARTPLTGQILFPVEFDTPASAGRAVTAARDTFATAWRDTPAPERGRLVHRLGELLREHKDDLAALVTVEAGKIHSEALGEVQEMIDICDLAVGLSRQLYGRTMPSERPGHRLMETWHPLGVVGVITAFNFPVAVWSWNTCVALVCGNTVVWKPSDATPLTALACHGLLMRAAADVGAPSDVHRVVLGGREVGGALVEDDRVALLSATGSVAMGKAVAPKVAARMGRCLLELGGNNAAVVAPSADLDLVVRGSVFSAAGTAGQRCTTLRRMIVHESVVDEVTDKIVDAYKQLRDRVGDPFDDETLVGPLVSERGYSAMRDALSRAEADGGEVLVGGGRRLESEAEDAYYVEPAVVRMPSQTEIVREETFAPILYVLSYRTFEEAVELHNGVPQGLSSSIFTQDQAEAERFLSSAGSDCGIVNVNIGTSGAEIGGAFGGEKDTGGGRESGSDSWKAYMRRATNTVNYGGELPLAQGVRFL; encoded by the coding sequence ATGGACACCGCTGCCCTCCCCGACACCCGGGACCTCGCCGAGCGCGCGCGCACCGCTCTGGCGCGGTGCGGGGTCGAGCGCCTGCGCGAACCCGTCGGCGCGGCCGGCGTGGCGCGCACACCCCTGACCGGGCAGATCCTCTTCCCCGTCGAGTTCGACACCCCGGCCTCCGCCGGAAGAGCCGTCACCGCGGCCCGGGACACCTTCGCCACCGCCTGGCGCGACACCCCCGCCCCCGAGCGCGGGCGCCTCGTCCACCGGCTCGGCGAGCTGCTGCGCGAGCACAAGGACGATCTGGCGGCCCTGGTGACCGTGGAGGCCGGCAAGATCCACTCCGAGGCCCTGGGCGAGGTCCAGGAGATGATCGACATCTGCGACCTGGCCGTGGGCCTGTCACGGCAGCTCTACGGGCGCACGATGCCCTCCGAGCGCCCCGGGCACCGGCTGATGGAGACCTGGCACCCGCTGGGCGTGGTCGGCGTCATCACCGCCTTCAACTTCCCCGTCGCCGTGTGGTCGTGGAACACCTGTGTGGCGCTGGTGTGCGGCAACACCGTGGTGTGGAAGCCCTCGGACGCGACTCCGCTCACCGCGCTGGCCTGCCACGGCCTGCTGATGCGCGCCGCCGCCGACGTCGGCGCGCCGTCCGACGTCCACCGCGTGGTCCTGGGCGGGCGCGAGGTCGGCGGGGCCCTGGTCGAGGACGACCGCGTGGCGCTGCTGTCGGCCACCGGCTCGGTGGCCATGGGCAAGGCCGTGGCCCCGAAGGTGGCCGCGCGCATGGGGCGCTGCCTGCTGGAGCTGGGCGGCAACAACGCGGCGGTCGTCGCTCCCTCGGCCGACCTGGACCTGGTCGTGCGCGGCAGCGTGTTCTCCGCCGCGGGGACGGCGGGCCAGCGCTGCACGACGCTGCGCCGCATGATCGTGCACGAGTCCGTGGTCGATGAGGTCACGGACAAGATCGTGGACGCCTACAAGCAGCTCCGCGACCGCGTGGGGGACCCCTTCGACGACGAGACGCTCGTGGGGCCGCTGGTGTCCGAACGCGGGTACTCCGCGATGCGCGACGCGCTCTCGCGGGCCGAGGCCGACGGGGGCGAGGTCCTGGTGGGCGGTGGCCGACGCCTGGAGAGCGAGGCCGAGGACGCCTACTACGTCGAGCCGGCCGTCGTCCGGATGCCGTCCCAGACCGAGATCGTGCGGGAGGAGACCTTCGCACCGATCCTGTACGTGCTGTCCTACCGGACCTTCGAGGAGGCCGTGGAGCTGCACAACGGCGTGCCCCAGGGCCTGTCGTCGTCGATCTTCACCCAGGACCAGGCCGAGGCCGAGCGGTTCCTGTCCTCGGCCGGTTCGGACTGCGGGATCGTCAACGTCAACATCGGCACCTCCGGCGCGGAGATCGGCGGCGCCTTCGGCGGTGAGAAGGACACCGGCGGCGGACGCGAGTCCGGCTCGGACTCGTGGAAGGCCTACATGCGCCGGGCCACGAACACCGTCAACTACGGCGGAGAGCTCCCTCTCGCCCAGGGCGTGCGGTTCCTCTGA